In Vigna unguiculata cultivar IT97K-499-35 chromosome 3, ASM411807v1, whole genome shotgun sequence, a single genomic region encodes these proteins:
- the LOC114179632 gene encoding macrodontain-1-like, whose product MASILDTKSVVVTLFIFLWTCTSRATSRALSEPSIAALHADWAALHGRVYANSAEKDRRQQIFKDNLEFIHKHNNQGNKSYTLGLNLFADLTNHEFLASHTGALYNPHTLPPPSSNINHSLSDISLSLDWRKKGAVNKIKFQGQCGSCWAFSAVATVEGINQIKTGNLISLSEQQLVDCASYHGCQGESLENAFGYIKSTGLGTDEQYPYKETTQTCHSVNPAVRILGFQMVPPQREDQLLQAVNNQPVSVILDASGQAFQFYRGGVFSGNCGTQLNHAVTAIGYDEDASGKYWLIRNSWGQGWGEEGYMKIRRDTGSPQGLCGINMHATYPLL is encoded by the exons ATGGCATCAATACTAGACACAAAATCTGTAGTTGTTACCTTGTTCATATTTTTGTGGACATGCACATCTCGTGCTACATCCCGGGCACTCTCTGAACCTTCCATTGCTGCACTGCATGCAGACTGGGCTGCCCTGCATGGCCGTGTTTATGCTAATAGCGCTGAGAAGGACAGACGGCAACAGATATTCAAGGACAACTTGGAGTTCATACACAAACACAACAACCAAGGAAACAAGAGCTACACTTTAGGCCTAAACCTTTTTGCTGATTTAACTAACCACGAATTCCTCGCGTCTCACACAGGAGCTCTTTATAACCCACACACTCTACCACCACCATCCTCCAACATCAACCATAGTCTCTCTGACATTTCGTTAAGCTTGGATTGGAGAAAGAAAGGAGCcgttaacaaaattaagttccAGGGCCAGTGTG GGAGTTGCTGGGCATTTTCAGCCGTGGCCACCGTTGAGGGGATTAACCAAATAAAAACCGGAAACTTGATTTCGTTGTCTGAGCAACAATTGGTGGATTGTGCCAGCTATCACGGATGCCAAGGAGAATCCTTGGAAAACGCCTTTGGGTATATAAAAAGCACGGGTCTTGGAACTGATGAACAATACCCTTACAAGGAAACAACTCAGACTTGTCATTCTGTGAATCCTGCAGTCAGGATTCTAGGTTTCCAGATGGTGCCTCCGCAGAGGGAGGACCAACTTCTTCAGGCAGTGAACAACCAACCTGTCTCAGTAATCCTTGATGCTTCTGGACAAGCATTTCAGTTTTACAGGGGAGGAGTTTTCTCTGGTAATTGTGGAACTCAACTTAACCATGCAGTTACTGCAATCGGGTATGATGAGGACGCAAGTGGCAAGTACTGGTTGATAAGAAATTCCTGGGGCCAAGGATGGGGAGAGGAAGGTTACATGAAGATTCGCAGGGACACCGGCTCCCCCCAAGGTCTCTGCGGCATCAACATGCATGCCACTTATCCCCTACTCTGA
- the LOC114175621 gene encoding mediator of RNA polymerase II transcription subunit 25-like has translation MDSYAEVMSLLNDDNNDYEEDQPRKKSKTSGPTSEEEDSLAYLFQLDPPVSLDEILGQDQTLFSNTQLGGESSQLLRDIVPQTVTRGTPSVGEGSSNGLPQQLGGNMGVVNPMFSSELNSSNSTLSLPQNNPIFWPPQTAAPFGDSTFLNTIGNSNTQFGSAARAGSDFGNSLTQFQFPNSSVNPYDCAGAGDGNSFSQFQPPSFPVHCYGSLTAGVACASASTDAIVVASAANGSASSYGSHQQFTKHNPFEMRGIDPLGLPSAMVPNPLVSPVPIMSQYNQTQVLPRQPFLPDFKDSIPAWEGYLVGSIHPYCAFFNQAKAWRKKTSPVALTYQWSTTLEIALYLPKKAVMHTMRTYGGLLDDVLFEVTQFDNLDLYHHLISYNLCAKIALPSHTLILSTTENKHCYTASIFPGDAVFVEPL, from the exons ATGGATTCCTATGCAGAAGTAATGTCACTACTAAACGATGACAACAATGATTATGAAGAAGATCAGCCAAGGAAAAAGTCCAAGACATCTGGTCCAACTTCAGAAGAAGAGGACTCCTTGGCATACCTTTTTCAACTAGATCCGCCAGTTTCCTTAGATGAGATTCTTGGACAAGACCAAACACTGTTTTCCAACACACAATTGGGAGGAGAATCATCACAACTTCTGAGGGACATTGTACCACAAACTGTAACACGAGGCACACCCTCTGTCGGAGAAGGATCCTCAAATGGACTACCTCAACAACTAGGAGGCAACATGGGCGTAGTAAACCCTATGTTCAGTTCAGAATTAAACTCTTCAAATTCTACTCTCTCATTGCCTCAAAATAACCCAATATTTTGGCCTCCTCAAACTGCTGCTCCATTTGGGGATTCCACCTTCCTTAATACAATAGGGAACTCTAACACTCAGTTTGGTAGTGCTGCAAGGGCCGGTTCTGATTTTGGAAATTCACTgactcaatttcaatttccaaACAGCTCAGTAAATCCTTATGATTGTGCTGGTGCTGGTGATGGAAACTCATTCTCTCAATTTCAACCACCAAGTTTCCCTGTGCATTGTTATGGTAGTCTTACTGCTGGTGTTGCTTGTGCCAGTGCAAGTACCGATGCTATTGTTGTTGCTTCTGCTGCAAATGGTAGTGCTAGTTCTTATGGCAGTCATCAACAATTTACAAAACACAATCCGTTCGAAATGAGGGGAATCGATCCACTAGGTTTACCTTCTGCAATGGTACCAAACCCTTTGGTTTCTCCTGTGCCAATCATGTCTCAATACAATCAGACACAGGTTTTGCCTCGCCAACCATTTCTACCGGATTTTAAAGACTCCATTCCAGCATGGGAG GGATATTTGGTTGGAAGTATTCACCCGTATTGTGCATTCTTTAATCAAGCAAAG GCCTGGAGGAAGAAAACATCACCTGTCGC ACTTACATATCAGTGGTCGACTACGCTGGAGATCGCCCTCTACTTACCAAAAAAGGCTGTCATGCATACCATGAG gACTTATGGTGGACTCCTTGATGATGTGTTATTTGAAGTAACTCAATTCGACAACCTTGATCTTTACCACCATCTCATAAGCTACAATTTG TGTGCAAAAATTGCTCTCCCTtctcatactttaatattgtctaCAACCGAAAACAAGCACTGCTACACGGCGTCGATTTTCCCAGGG GATGCAGTGTTTGTTGAACCTCTCTGA
- the LOC114175167 gene encoding mediator of RNA polymerase II transcription subunit 25-like, with protein MPFSLLVFGVSHQKYDLQWKKYSEICSKPKLGGYPTCEVGLIMYNPNPSQGRSIHYINWTNNMDQFLALLPFLSFKGHNLNHTAAEGLAEALGMFPRERMTEKEYFECERHCVLVPTGEPVAERMLVPLPRVHDGKFIHGQIRILLANFLDVAKMFVPLRISLSVITPTLHPLFVSIFNEGNSLDKSTPIMDYGNGHITVLLSNNFKEAKNVHYSKGIESMKTTTSIPINFSNTHQGDQYSANSMNIGQPSIQGFQNVRRVSIKLLWRFPSCLCWFITYFV; from the exons ATGCCATTTAGTTTGCTAGTATTTGGTGTCTCTCATCAGAAATATGACCTTCAATGGAAAAAATATTCTGAAATTTGCTCAAAACCAAAGCTG GGTGGTTATCCTACTTGTGAGGTTGGATTAATAATGTACAACCCTAATCCAAGCCAAG GTAGGAGCATCCACTATATCAATTGGACAAACAATATGGATCAGTTTTTAGCATTGCTGCCGTTTTTATCTTTCAAAGGACATAATCTAAATCATACCGCAGCAGAGGGTTTAGCAGAAGCTTTAGGG ATGTTCCCAAGAGAGAGAATGACAGAAAAAGAATACTTCGAGTGTGAAAGGCATTGCGTTCTTGTGCCAACGGGTGAACCTGTTGCTGAGAGAATGTTAGTGCCTTTGCCTAGGGTtcatgatggaaaatttatccATGGACAAATCAGGATTCTACTTGCCAACTTTCTAGACGTGGCAAAAATGTTTGTCCCG CTCAGGATAAGCCTTTCTGTCATCACTCCAACCCTACATCCACTTTTTGTATCCATTTTCAATGAG GGAAATTCTCTCGATAAAAGCACCCCCATCATGGACTACGGAAATGGTCACATTACTGTTTTATTGTCAAATAATTTTAAGGAGGCAAAGAATGTTCATTACAGCAAAGGAATAGAATCAATGAAAACCACAACTTCTATTCCCATAAATTTCTCTAACACTCATCAAG GAGACCAATACTCGGCAAATAGCATGAACATTGGACAGCCAAGCATTCAGGGTTTCCAAAATGTTAGACGTGTAAGTATAAAATTGTTGTGGCGTTTTCCGTCTTGTTTGTGTTGGTTCATTACTTACTTTGTCTGA